A window of Mucilaginibacter sp. PAMC 26640 contains these coding sequences:
- a CDS encoding efflux transporter periplasmic adaptor subunit has product MKNKYISFAAAVALLSVTACKNKKDAAPAAPPATPVNTTEAIKAEALYYDKYQGIVVSLNTVELRSQVAGFITGIFFKEGDVVTKGTPLYEIDRRKYVAAYEQARANVLSANANLVKAQKDVDRYNMLLKNDAVARQTVDQATATYETSKSQVAVAQAGLSSAATDLSYATIRAPFTGRIGISQVRLGAQVTPGTTLLNTISAGNPMGVDVVINEQDIERFYKLQQHSADTTFRLQLSDGTTYDKTGKIFAIDRGVNNQTGSIKVRVKFENQHDVLRDGMSAVLRVLNDDSGERVQIPYKAVTEQMGEFFVFTRRDTTVKDTDKDKNVRDRRDTIAKQIKVTLGPRINSNVVVMKGLKPGDQVVTEGFQRLKDGGKITLGTAPPAQGADGKKPAAAAKQ; this is encoded by the coding sequence ATGAAGAACAAATATATTTCCTTCGCCGCCGCTGTGGCTCTGTTATCGGTAACAGCGTGTAAAAACAAAAAAGATGCCGCTCCGGCTGCCCCGCCGGCTACACCGGTAAATACAACAGAGGCTATTAAGGCTGAGGCGCTTTATTATGATAAATACCAGGGCATAGTGGTTTCACTTAATACCGTGGAGCTGCGCAGCCAGGTTGCCGGTTTTATAACAGGAATATTTTTTAAAGAAGGTGATGTGGTAACTAAAGGCACACCCCTTTACGAAATTGACCGGCGTAAATATGTTGCGGCTTACGAGCAGGCAAGGGCCAACGTTTTAAGCGCGAACGCTAATTTGGTAAAAGCCCAAAAAGATGTTGACCGTTATAACATGTTGCTTAAAAATGATGCCGTGGCCCGCCAAACGGTAGACCAGGCTACTGCCACCTACGAAACCAGCAAGAGCCAGGTTGCTGTAGCCCAGGCAGGCTTATCATCAGCCGCTACAGATCTTTCTTACGCTACCATCCGCGCGCCTTTTACCGGCCGGATCGGGATCTCGCAGGTTAGGCTGGGGGCACAGGTTACACCTGGCACTACCTTGCTGAATACCATTTCTGCAGGTAACCCGATGGGCGTGGATGTGGTTATTAACGAACAGGATATCGAACGCTTCTACAAGTTACAGCAGCATAGTGCCGATACTACCTTCAGATTGCAGTTATCTGATGGTACCACCTATGATAAAACGGGTAAGATCTTTGCAATTGACCGCGGGGTGAATAACCAAACCGGTAGCATCAAGGTAAGGGTGAAGTTTGAAAATCAGCACGATGTTTTGCGCGATGGCATGAGTGCTGTTTTAAGGGTGCTGAATGATGATTCCGGCGAGCGGGTGCAGATTCCATACAAAGCGGTTACCGAGCAAATGGGTGAGTTTTTTGTATTTACAAGAAGAGACACCACCGTTAAGGATACCGATAAAGATAAGAATGTAAGAGACCGCCGCGATACGATTGCCAAACAGATCAAAGTAACGCTTGGCCCGCGTATCAACAGCAATGTTGTTGTAATGAAGGGCCTGAAGCCAGGCGACCAGGTGGTTACCGAAGGATTTCAGCGTTTGAAGGATGGCGGCAAAATTACTTTAGGTACGGCGCCACCGGCCCAGGGTGCAGATGGTAAAAAGCCCGCTGCCGCAGCTAAACAATAG
- a CDS encoding 8-amino-7-oxononanoate synthase, with protein sequence MVKKLHDKIAQFQVANALREAGLYPYFRPIESAQDTEVIIDNKRVLMFGSNSYLGLTNHPLIKEASKKAIDKYGTGCAGSRFLNGTLDIHIELETRLAAYVGKEATVLFSTGYQVNLGVLSCITGRNDYLILDEYDHACIIDGSRLSFSKVVKYAHNDMADLQRKLSNLPEDAVKVIAIDGIFSMEGDIVKLPQIVELANQYGANIMVDDAHSLGVIGYKGAGTASHFNLTDDVDLIMGTFSKSLASLGGFIAADAETIDYIKHRARSLMFSASMPPGSVASVIAALDIIESEPERIEKLWANTNYASKLLLDEGFDLGPTESPILPIYVRDNEKTFAVTKYLQSAGVFVNPVVSPAVPSDSSLLRFSLMATHTFEQIDEAVDKLSKAFKEVGVTSIKERI encoded by the coding sequence ATGGTTAAAAAGTTACACGATAAAATAGCTCAGTTCCAGGTGGCTAATGCACTCAGGGAAGCGGGGTTATATCCGTATTTCAGACCGATCGAGTCTGCCCAGGATACTGAAGTTATTATCGATAATAAAAGAGTTTTAATGTTTGGTTCTAACTCCTATTTGGGATTAACCAATCACCCGCTAATCAAAGAAGCATCTAAAAAGGCAATTGATAAATATGGAACCGGCTGCGCAGGATCACGTTTCCTGAACGGGACGCTTGATATTCACATTGAGCTGGAAACCAGGCTGGCCGCTTACGTAGGTAAAGAAGCTACCGTTCTGTTCAGTACAGGATACCAGGTTAACCTGGGTGTACTATCCTGCATCACGGGCCGTAACGATTACCTGATACTTGATGAGTACGATCATGCATGTATCATCGATGGCAGCCGCTTATCTTTTTCCAAAGTTGTAAAGTACGCCCATAATGATATGGCCGACCTGCAACGTAAATTGAGTAACTTACCGGAAGATGCTGTAAAAGTTATTGCTATAGATGGCATTTTCAGCATGGAAGGCGATATTGTTAAACTTCCGCAAATTGTTGAACTGGCTAATCAGTATGGTGCAAACATTATGGTTGATGATGCCCACAGCTTAGGCGTTATCGGTTATAAAGGTGCAGGTACTGCATCTCACTTTAACCTTACCGATGATGTGGATCTGATCATGGGTACCTTCAGTAAGTCACTGGCTTCACTGGGTGGTTTTATTGCAGCCGATGCAGAAACTATTGATTATATCAAACACCGCGCGCGCTCTTTAATGTTCAGCGCAAGCATGCCTCCGGGTTCGGTAGCCAGCGTTATTGCAGCGTTGGATATCATCGAATCTGAACCGGAAAGAATAGAAAAACTTTGGGCCAATACCAATTATGCGTCAAAATTATTACTTGACGAAGGTTTTGACCTTGGTCCTACCGAAAGCCCGATATTGCCTATTTATGTACGCGATAACGAGAAAACCTTTGCAGTGACCAAGTATCTGCAATCTGCCGGTGTTTTTGTTAACCCGGTGGTTTCTCCTGCAGTGCCTTCAGATTCTTCTTTGCTCCGTTTCTCATTAATGGCAACGCATACATTCGAACAAATAGATGAAGCCGTTGATAAGCTTTCGAAAGCATTTAAAGAAGTTGGCGTTACCAGCATTAAAGAAAGAATTTAA
- a CDS encoding inositol-3-phosphate synthase, producing the protein MKINIKPAAGKLGILIPGLGAVATTLIAGVEAVKKGISQPVGSLTQMGSIRLGKRTENRHPKIKDFVPLAKLEDIVFGGWDVYEDNVYQAAMNAKVLEASLLNEVREGLESIVPMKAAFDKNYAKNLDGTHVKTGTRHELAQQVMEDITNFKEQHGLDRVVLVWCGSTEVYFEGSEIHETLAAFEQALLDDDKRIAPSMIYAYAALKLGVPFSNGAPNLTVDIPAMIELAKLTQTPIAGKDFKTGQTLMKTVLAPGLAARSLGVHGWFSTNILGNRDGLVLDDPDNFKTKEVSKLGVLEHILRPEDNPELYGEIFHKIRINYYPPHGDNKESWDNIDIFGWLGYKMQIKINFLCRDSILAAPIALDLALFSDMAKRANMSGIQEWLSFYLKSPQTAPGLHAENDIFKQLIKLENTLRYLMGEDLITHLGLDYYDDMFAGA; encoded by the coding sequence ATGAAAATTAACATCAAACCTGCTGCAGGCAAACTTGGAATATTAATACCAGGTTTAGGTGCAGTTGCTACTACGCTGATTGCCGGCGTTGAAGCCGTTAAAAAAGGCATTTCACAGCCGGTTGGCTCGCTTACGCAAATGGGCAGCATACGCTTAGGCAAAAGAACAGAGAACCGCCACCCAAAAATTAAAGATTTTGTGCCTTTGGCCAAACTGGAAGACATCGTTTTTGGTGGATGGGATGTATACGAAGATAACGTTTACCAAGCTGCAATGAATGCGAAAGTATTAGAAGCATCTTTGCTGAACGAGGTTAGAGAAGGCCTGGAATCTATCGTGCCGATGAAAGCGGCTTTCGATAAAAACTACGCTAAGAACCTGGATGGCACACACGTTAAAACCGGTACCCGCCACGAGCTTGCGCAGCAGGTAATGGAAGATATCACCAATTTTAAGGAGCAACATGGCCTTGACAGGGTGGTATTGGTGTGGTGCGGCAGCACGGAGGTTTACTTTGAAGGCTCTGAAATTCATGAAACGTTAGCAGCTTTTGAGCAGGCTTTATTAGATGATGATAAACGCATTGCGCCAAGTATGATCTATGCTTATGCAGCTTTAAAATTAGGTGTTCCCTTCTCTAATGGTGCCCCTAACCTAACTGTTGATATCCCGGCGATGATAGAGCTGGCTAAGCTTACCCAAACTCCTATTGCGGGTAAAGACTTTAAAACAGGTCAAACTTTGATGAAAACCGTTTTGGCTCCGGGTTTGGCAGCACGCTCTTTGGGTGTACACGGCTGGTTCTCTACCAATATCCTCGGTAACCGAGATGGTTTGGTGCTGGACGATCCCGATAACTTTAAAACTAAAGAGGTTTCTAAACTAGGTGTACTGGAACATATCCTGCGCCCTGAAGATAACCCGGAACTGTACGGCGAGATCTTCCACAAGATCCGTATCAACTACTATCCGCCGCATGGCGATAACAAAGAGAGCTGGGATAACATCGACATTTTTGGCTGGCTAGGCTACAAAATGCAGATCAAGATCAACTTCCTTTGCCGCGATTCTATCCTGGCTGCACCTATCGCTTTAGACCTTGCCTTGTTTAGCGACATGGCAAAACGCGCCAACATGAGCGGTATCCAGGAATGGTTATCATTCTATTTAAAATCACCGCAGACCGCACCCGGCCTGCATGCCGAGAATGATATCTTCAAGCAATTAATTAAGCTGGAAAATACCCTGCGCTATTTAATGGGCGAAGACCTGATTACTCACCTTGGCCTGGATTATTATGATGATATGTTTGCCGGCGCATAA
- a CDS encoding transporter, whose amino-acid sequence MKTLSGLYITNILLFFPALLFAQRSADTTTATITLKQSIDYALRNQPLLRQAQIDEQINEQDIRVSLSAWLPQINSSNSLQHYFQRVNIQSAGVGAGTTTGTGTGTGTGTGTGTTTSQQNLAVANNVSSLGVSASQVLINSDVLLASKASKFSRQFYKQSTESSKIDLVSTVSKAFYDVLLSQRQLDIIRQDIVRLRRSLKDAYSRYQAGVVDKTDYKQATIALNNSLASLKQTQEAIKSKTATLKQAMGFTPERRLVLAYDSARLQSDALADTNQMLSYGNRIEYRQLETTKNLQNLNVSYYRWNFLPSLSAVGAYNMAYFSDSFSKLYNNNYPTSYVGLNLAIPIFTGGKRLANLSKARLQVKRTDLDLENTRNAINTEYAQSLATYKSSYTNWVLLNENVQLARDVYKVVDLQYREGIKTYLDVIVAQSDLRTAELNYYNALFQLLSSKIDLQRALGTLQVQ is encoded by the coding sequence ATGAAAACACTTTCCGGTTTATACATTACTAATATACTACTTTTTTTCCCGGCTTTACTGTTTGCCCAGCGTTCTGCAGATACCACAACGGCAACCATCACTTTAAAACAGAGTATAGATTACGCACTGCGCAATCAACCCCTTTTACGGCAGGCTCAAATTGATGAGCAGATCAATGAACAGGATATCCGTGTCAGCCTGTCGGCTTGGTTGCCTCAAATCAACAGCTCCAATAGTTTGCAGCATTACTTTCAGCGGGTAAACATCCAATCCGCAGGTGTTGGTGCCGGCACTACCACAGGAACTGGCACTGGCACCGGAACTGGTACCGGTACCGGCACAACAACTTCACAGCAAAATTTAGCAGTAGCCAATAACGTTTCATCCCTGGGCGTATCTGCAAGCCAGGTGTTAATTAACAGCGATGTTTTACTTGCCTCCAAAGCCTCAAAGTTTTCCAGGCAATTTTATAAACAAAGCACCGAAAGCAGTAAGATCGACCTGGTATCTACCGTAAGTAAAGCTTTTTACGATGTGTTGTTATCCCAGCGCCAGTTAGATATCATCCGCCAGGATATTGTAAGGCTGCGCCGGAGTCTGAAAGATGCTTATTCGCGCTACCAGGCAGGGGTAGTTGATAAAACAGACTACAAACAAGCCACCATCGCCCTAAATAATTCATTGGCATCGCTCAAGCAAACGCAGGAAGCTATAAAATCAAAAACTGCCACTTTAAAGCAGGCAATGGGTTTTACGCCCGAACGTCGTTTGGTGTTGGCATATGATTCTGCAAGGTTGCAATCCGATGCTTTGGCCGATACCAATCAAATGTTATCATACGGTAACCGGATAGAATACCGCCAGTTGGAGACCACAAAAAACCTTCAAAACTTAAACGTTTCCTACTACCGCTGGAACTTTCTACCCTCGCTATCTGCCGTGGGCGCTTACAATATGGCCTATTTTAGCGATAGCTTTTCAAAGCTTTACAACAACAATTATCCTACAAGCTACGTCGGCCTTAATTTGGCTATCCCAATTTTTACAGGAGGGAAGCGGTTGGCCAATTTAAGTAAGGCCCGTTTACAGGTAAAGCGCACAGACCTCGACCTGGAGAACACCCGTAATGCGATCAATACCGAGTATGCACAATCTTTGGCTACCTATAAAAGCAGCTATACCAACTGGGTTTTGCTGAACGAAAACGTGCAGCTGGCGCGCGACGTGTATAAGGTGGTAGATCTGCAATATCGTGAGGGAATCAAGACTTATTTGGATGTGATCGTTGCGCAATCAGACCTTCGCACCGCCGAGTTAAATTACTATAACGCATTATTTCAACTATTATCAAGCAAAATTGACCTGCAACGCGCACTGGGTACTCTACAAGTGCAATAA